One window of Vitis riparia cultivar Riparia Gloire de Montpellier isolate 1030 chromosome 5, EGFV_Vit.rip_1.0, whole genome shotgun sequence genomic DNA carries:
- the LOC117915152 gene encoding putative pentatricopeptide repeat-containing protein At5g40405, whose amino-acid sequence MRPLSQLSEPNFLHLRLFDRSSHIYSRILLSVGYLASDNYTFMFLVRTSAQLLAHGIGSSTHGAIAKYGFEHEPHVQSGLIYINTGLGGLVACHWVSSSICEPDLVCQTAMVSTCAKVGDFAFKPFDKMPHKDPIA is encoded by the coding sequence ATGAGGCCTCTGTCACAACTCTCAGAACCTAACTTCCTTCATCTTCGACTCTTTGATCGGAGCTCTCACATCTATAGTAGAATTCTTCTTTCTGTCGGCTATCTGGCCTCTGATAACTACACTTTCATGTTCTTGGTTCGCACCTCTGCTCAGCTATTAGCGCATGGGATTGGTTCATCTACACATGGTGCCATTGCGAAATATGGATTTGAGCATGAGCCACATGTTCAAAGTGGCCTGATTTACATAAACACAGGATTGGGTGGTTTGGTTGCTTGCCATTGGGTGTCTTCATCAATTTGTGAGCCAGATTTGGTGTGTCAAACGGCAATGGTCAGTACATGTGCCAAGGTGGGAGATTTTGCTTTTAAGCCATTCGATAAAATGCCCCACAAGGACCCTATTGCATAG